The following coding sequences lie in one Candidatus Nitrospira allomarina genomic window:
- a CDS encoding class I SAM-dependent methyltransferase encodes MKGGWYSRRVFPRLVHWSMGQAGFIPLRQSLVAKASGLVLEIGFGTGANFSYYPSQIHSLTAIDPNPGMIPLARSLQTEAVIPVHLALALGEALPFPSACFDTVVSTMTLCSVPHLSKALQELLRVVRPGGRLLFLEHGQSPDRSVRLWQDRLTPAWKHLGDGCHLNRPMVQMIQAQGWTVSALENFYLPGVPKPFAYFSQGMAVKA; translated from the coding sequence ATGAAAGGCGGGTGGTATTCACGACGAGTGTTTCCGAGGCTGGTCCATTGGAGTATGGGGCAAGCGGGTTTTATCCCCTTGCGGCAGTCATTGGTCGCAAAGGCGTCAGGGTTGGTTTTGGAAATCGGGTTTGGGACCGGCGCCAATTTTTCTTACTATCCTTCCCAGATCCATTCTTTGACGGCGATTGATCCCAATCCCGGGATGATTCCGTTGGCCCGCTCGCTTCAGACGGAGGCGGTGATTCCCGTTCATCTGGCCTTGGCCTTGGGTGAAGCGCTTCCCTTTCCGTCTGCCTGCTTTGATACGGTTGTGAGCACGATGACTTTATGCAGCGTTCCTCACCTTTCGAAGGCACTGCAGGAATTGCTTCGGGTCGTGAGACCTGGAGGACGGTTGTTGTTTTTAGAGCATGGGCAAAGTCCGGATCGTTCGGTTCGCCTGTGGCAGGATCGTCTCACGCCGGCGTGGAAACACCTTGGCGATGGCTGTCATTTAAACCGTCCAATGGTTCAGATGATTCAGGCGCAGGGTTGGACAGTTTCCGCACTCGAAAACTTTTATCTTCCCGGCGTTCCGAAGCCTTTCGCCTATTTTTCTCAGGGGATGGCGGTGAAGGCCTGA
- a CDS encoding HAD family hydrolase, whose product MTRSTSSPAPLTHSQHWIGAFFDVDNTLIPGASIEIGFFRYLWQDGVVGWPEVWHSLGYAIRQMPPISFNPLRRRKLYLMGHDVSLIEQMASEYVELYVVPRVSARALNRLSRHRDAGHVVAFVSGSPEFLVKPLAEALGVSLVFGARPESQKGLYTGKVFAPLPYGEGKGRYVERLATRYNLDLTRSYAYGDSPGDFHALQLVGHPFVVNPIRGMARIARERGWPITQWA is encoded by the coding sequence ATGACCCGCTCGACCTCTTCGCCCGCACCCCTGACTCATTCTCAACACTGGATCGGTGCCTTTTTCGATGTGGATAACACGTTGATTCCCGGCGCGTCGATTGAAATCGGATTTTTCCGGTATCTCTGGCAAGACGGTGTCGTGGGTTGGCCGGAGGTATGGCACAGCCTGGGGTATGCCATTCGTCAAATGCCCCCCATTTCGTTCAACCCTCTGCGACGGAGGAAGCTGTATCTGATGGGGCATGATGTCTCCCTCATTGAACAGATGGCCAGCGAGTACGTGGAGTTATATGTTGTTCCACGGGTCTCAGCGAGGGCTTTGAATCGTTTATCCCGTCATCGGGATGCGGGACATGTCGTAGCCTTCGTCAGCGGATCACCTGAGTTCTTGGTGAAACCACTGGCTGAGGCACTTGGAGTCTCATTGGTATTTGGCGCGAGACCGGAATCCCAGAAAGGGCTCTATACGGGAAAGGTGTTTGCCCCGTTGCCCTATGGTGAGGGAAAGGGCCGGTATGTGGAGCGCCTGGCCACCCGTTACAATCTGGACTTGACGCGTAGCTATGCCTATGGCGATAGCCCTGGAGATTTCCACGCGCTCCAACTGGTTGGCCATCCCTTTGTGGTGAATCCGATTCGGGGCATGGCTCGTATTGCCCGCGAACGGGGTTGGCCGATTACACAATGGGCTTAG
- the queE gene encoding 7-carboxy-7-deazaguanine synthase QueE, whose translation MTTLPSLKITEIFHSLQGESTRVGQPCVFVRLTGCPLRCTWCDTEYAFYGGNTMPIETILAQVQSYDCPLVEVTGGEPLHQPGSLVLLTQLCEAGFQVMLETSGAFDIANVDERVSIILDVKCPGSGMTDRMRWDTLRHLSGKDEVKFVLKDRADYEWARDIVKQYSLGDRCPVHMSPVFGVLHLQSLAEWILEDRLPVRFQLQLHKVIWDPQTRGV comes from the coding sequence ATGACCACTTTGCCTTCCTTAAAAATCACCGAAATCTTTCATAGCCTTCAAGGGGAATCCACTCGTGTGGGACAACCGTGCGTGTTTGTCCGGTTAACGGGTTGTCCGCTTCGTTGCACCTGGTGTGACACGGAATATGCCTTTTATGGTGGAAATACCATGCCGATTGAGACAATTCTGGCGCAGGTACAATCATATGATTGTCCGCTTGTCGAGGTGACCGGCGGTGAACCATTGCATCAACCTGGCTCTCTGGTATTGTTAACACAATTATGCGAGGCTGGATTTCAGGTGATGCTGGAAACCAGCGGGGCGTTTGATATTGCCAACGTGGATGAGCGGGTTTCGATTATTCTGGATGTGAAATGTCCGGGTAGTGGAATGACGGACCGGATGCGGTGGGACACCCTTAGGCATTTGTCCGGAAAAGACGAAGTGAAGTTTGTTTTGAAGGACCGGGCCGATTACGAGTGGGCGCGCGATATTGTAAAGCAGTATTCATTGGGAGACCGCTGTCCCGTCCATATGAGTCCGGTCTTTGGAGTCCTCCATCTTCAATCCCTGGCTGAATGGATTCTGGAAGATCGACTGCCTGTTCGTTTTCAACTCCAATTGCATAAAGTGATCTGGGATCCCCAAACCCGGGGCGTGTAA
- a CDS encoding leucyl aminopeptidase, which produces MNILVKSGEATATTTDVLVCLEYEQGKTWSKAVQPVDQKLGGQLSALRKSGEFSGKPNNTALLHIDGKLPAKRVLLVGLGTRETVTLERIRQAMGTAAKRARAAKAKGVVCVMPDVPKGTGPLDDVAQAMVEGVVLGQYRFNEYRTDRTDDNHSLQSCTLLTTSNAHLNEAKDGAKRGQILGEATCFVRDLCNHPANVMTPSRVVTEAKKIAREAKVRLKVLDRKQQEKLGMGGLLGVSRGSIEPPQFIILEYMGGARTQKPIVFVGKTVTFDSGGISLKPSENMEQMKADMTGGAEVLATIRAASRLKLPVNAIGLLPVTENMPGGRATKPGDILTMLSGKTVEVQNTDAEGRLILADGLAYASRFKPACVIDIATLTGAAAVALGQFAIGMLGNDDPLKADIKKAGNHAGERVWEMPLWDEYFEQLKSDVADMRNIGGRGGGMITAAMFLSKFVGDHPWVHLDIASTDWGTTERPYIPKGPTGIGTRLLIQYLLNHANR; this is translated from the coding sequence ATGAATATTCTAGTGAAGAGTGGTGAAGCCACCGCGACAACAACGGATGTGTTGGTGTGTTTGGAATATGAACAAGGGAAAACCTGGAGCAAAGCCGTCCAGCCGGTCGACCAGAAACTCGGTGGACAATTGAGCGCCCTGCGCAAAAGTGGAGAATTTTCCGGCAAGCCGAATAACACCGCCTTACTGCATATCGATGGGAAATTGCCAGCAAAACGTGTGCTTCTTGTCGGCCTTGGAACACGGGAGACGGTGACCTTGGAACGAATTCGTCAAGCGATGGGGACCGCTGCCAAACGCGCGCGCGCCGCCAAAGCCAAAGGGGTTGTTTGCGTGATGCCGGACGTGCCAAAGGGAACCGGCCCTCTGGATGACGTGGCTCAAGCCATGGTGGAAGGGGTAGTTCTTGGGCAATATCGGTTTAATGAGTACCGCACAGACCGTACGGACGACAACCACTCCTTGCAATCCTGCACCCTACTCACCACCTCCAACGCTCACCTGAATGAGGCCAAAGATGGGGCCAAACGTGGCCAAATCCTTGGGGAAGCGACCTGTTTCGTCCGGGATTTGTGCAACCACCCCGCAAACGTGATGACGCCTTCCAGAGTCGTCACCGAAGCCAAAAAAATCGCCAGGGAGGCCAAAGTCCGGCTCAAAGTCTTGGACCGCAAACAGCAGGAAAAACTCGGCATGGGCGGATTATTGGGGGTCTCTCGAGGCAGCATCGAACCGCCTCAATTCATCATTCTGGAATATATGGGCGGCGCTCGCACACAAAAACCCATTGTTTTTGTCGGCAAAACGGTAACATTTGATAGCGGCGGCATCTCCTTAAAACCATCGGAAAACATGGAACAGATGAAGGCCGACATGACCGGTGGGGCCGAAGTGTTAGCGACGATTCGAGCCGCCTCCCGGCTCAAGCTCCCGGTCAATGCGATCGGCCTCTTGCCTGTGACGGAAAACATGCCGGGAGGACGGGCAACTAAACCCGGCGATATCCTTACCATGCTCTCCGGAAAAACAGTGGAAGTCCAAAATACCGATGCGGAAGGTCGGTTGATTCTTGCTGACGGCTTGGCCTATGCCTCTCGGTTCAAACCCGCCTGCGTGATTGACATCGCCACACTGACCGGCGCGGCTGCTGTTGCCTTGGGACAGTTCGCGATTGGCATGCTGGGTAATGACGACCCCCTGAAAGCCGACATCAAAAAGGCCGGCAATCATGCCGGTGAACGGGTATGGGAAATGCCCCTGTGGGATGAATATTTTGAACAGCTAAAAAGTGACGTGGCGGACATGCGGAATATCGGTGGGCGCGGAGGCGGAATGATTACGGCGGCCATGTTTTTATCAAAATTCGTTGGGGACCATCCCTGGGTTCATTTGGACATTGCCAGCACCGATTGGGGTACAACAGAACGGCCGTATATTCCGAAAGGTCCGACAGGTATCGGGACCCGGTTGCTGATTCAGTATTTACTGAATCATGCCAATCGCTAA